One Pararhizobium sp. IMCC3301 DNA segment encodes these proteins:
- the xdhC gene encoding xanthine dehydrogenase accessory protein XdhC: MKLWQPLAECLKSGQPVVLVLVQEARGSVPRGAGAGLVVLPGGDFYGTIGGGALEWQALGHAKSFSECGKNHERLQVPLGPNLGQCCGGHVSLSFELWQPDRLDEALLLAGVERAGSFQTASQIDTSGHIRRKIVETGGTEHFGIRSVPVAVFGAGHVGKALMKSLSLLPVRMTWIDSRADMFPGVVPDNISMHALADPRIILPDLDRDTAILIMTHSHAQDLSILEAALKASFSFVGVIGSRSKRSRFESMLIKSGMAPELARSFVCPIGIPGVDGKEPSIIAASVSAQVFLGKQPKT; encoded by the coding sequence ATGAAACTGTGGCAACCTCTTGCTGAATGCCTGAAATCCGGCCAGCCTGTGGTGCTTGTTCTGGTGCAGGAGGCACGGGGATCAGTGCCGCGCGGTGCCGGTGCAGGGCTGGTCGTGCTGCCGGGCGGTGATTTTTACGGAACCATTGGCGGCGGTGCTCTGGAGTGGCAGGCGCTCGGCCATGCAAAATCATTTTCTGAATGCGGCAAGAACCATGAACGGCTTCAGGTGCCGCTCGGCCCCAATCTGGGACAATGCTGCGGCGGTCATGTCTCTCTGAGCTTTGAGCTCTGGCAACCGGACCGGCTCGACGAGGCGCTATTGCTGGCAGGGGTGGAACGCGCAGGCAGTTTTCAGACTGCCAGTCAAATCGATACAAGCGGCCATATTCGCAGAAAAATCGTTGAAACCGGGGGAACAGAGCATTTTGGCATCCGGTCCGTGCCCGTGGCAGTGTTCGGTGCCGGTCACGTCGGCAAAGCGCTGATGAAATCCCTGTCGCTGCTTCCGGTGCGGATGACCTGGATTGACAGCCGCGCAGACATGTTTCCCGGCGTGGTGCCGGACAATATCAGCATGCATGCGCTGGCTGATCCCCGCATCATTCTGCCTGATCTTGACCGCGATACGGCAATTCTCATCATGACTCACAGCCATGCTCAGGATCTGTCGATTCTGGAAGCGGCTCTGAAAGCCTCATTTTCCTTCGTTGGTGTCATTGGCAGCAGGTCAAAACGGTCAAGGTTTGAATCGATGCTGATAAAGAGCGGAATGGCACCGGAACTGGCGAGAAGTTTTGTCTGTCCAATCGGCATTCCCGGTGTTGATGGCAAGGAACCAAGTATTATCGCGGCATCTGTTTCAGCACAGGTTTTTTTGGGAAAACAACCTAAAACCTAA